The Leptotrichia sp. OH3620_COT-345 region TAATTCTCGTATTTCCGTCAATTTCTACAAATTCGGATTTTATCCCGTCATTTTTTAAATCTTTTATTATGAAATCTCCTGTAAATCCGGCGATATATCCTACTGCTGTTGATTCCACACCAAGATTTTTAAGAACTTTGGATACATTAATTCCTTTTCCTCCTGCTCTGAAATTTACTTTATCTGCAAGGTTTAAATGCTCCGTTTTCAGCTCTTTATTAATATACACATCATAATCAAGAGCGGGATTTAAAGTTAATGTATAAATCATATTTCCTCCCTTTCTTATTAATATTTTCAAATATATGACTTCAAAGAAGTTTTTGACAATTTTCCAAGGCATATCTTTTCCAATAGTCATATATTTTAATCATATTAATAAAAATATTTTTTATATCTATTATTTTTTTTAATAGTTTGTTTAGTCGTTACTATTTTACAGTCTTTCAAATCAGAAAATTTTACATTTGAAATTTTATCAAATTTTTCTTTATCCGCCAGAACATATTTTTCACGAGATAATTCAATTACTCTTTTTTTTAAAATAGCTTCATTTATCTCAGGAGTGGTAAATCCATTTTCTATATTTATTCCGTTCACTCCCACAAAACATTTTTCAAATCTGTATTTATTCAGTGAAGCAAGAGCTTCAACTCCTACTACCGCCTTTGTGGACTGCTTTATTTCTCCCCCAAGCATAATAGTCTTAATGTTATATTTTAGCAGTTCTTCAATATGCATAAGTCCGTTTGTCACAACCGTAATATTCATATTTTTTAATTTTTCAATCACATAAAATACTGTTGTTCCTGCATCTAAATATATGAAGTCCCCCTGTTTGAGAATTTTTGATACTTTTTCGGCTATTTCCTTTTTTTCGTTTACATTTTCTTTAAATCTGTCTTTTACTTCAACATCAAAATTCAAATTTTTATGCTGACACACTCCTCCTTTTATTTTCAGAAGAAGCCCTTTTGAATACATTTTTTCCACATCTCTTCTGATTGTTGACGAGGAAACGTCCATTATCCTGTCCAGATCTTGATAGGAGAGTCTTCCCCTTTTATTAAGCTCTGATATTATTTTTTCAAATCTGTCTATTTCCAGCATATCTTACTTCCTCTTTTTTATTTTTTATATCCTTATAATATACTTTATTTTTTTCAAAGTCAATCATTTTTTTCATTTTTTTTCAATTTTTTTTATTTTTTTTCACAAAAATATAAATTGATATATATTTTTTATTTTAGTATTTAAATTATAAATACAATTTTTACATGTTTTTATTTAAAATTATTTTACATTATTTCTAAACTTCCTTTGACATTAAAAATTTTTCCAAGAAAATATGAGATTGCATTGCTTGAAAAACTGCTGCATGAACATAGTGAGTTTACTTTTTTAAAAGTATAATGAGTATTTAAATTTGAAGTTGGTATAAGAAAATATGAAGGTGATGATAAGTATTCATAAAAAAATTCTCATTCAAAGGAATAATTTATTAAATTTCTATCGAATTTCTAATAAATTAAGAATACAATTATTTAAATAAAATAATTAAAAATAAGGAGATATATTTATGAAATTGAAAAAAATTTTAGCAACTTCTTTTTTACTTGCTGCTCTCAGCTTAAACGGAGAAATTGTAAATAAGAGTACTTCCGGAGAGGCTGCAGAAAAAGCTTCTTTTTCTTCGGTTAACTCATCTAATGATATATATAGAGTTCAAGATGCATTTTCAAATGTATATGAAAAAAGTAAAGATTCTATAGTCAATATAAGAACGAAAAAAACAATTATTGTTAATACTTACAATCCTCTTGAGGAACTTCTTTTCGGTACTTCAGGGCGTAGACAGATAAAAAAGGAATCAGGAAGTCTCGGTTCGGGATTTATTATTTCAGATAACGGTTATGTAATGACAAATAACCATGTTATTGATGGTGCCAATGAGATATTTGTAAAACTCTCTGACGGAAATGAATATTCTGCTAAACTTGTGGGAAGTTCCCCTGAAATAGATATTGCAATATTAAAAATCAACTCTAATAAAAAATTTATTCCATTAAGATTTGCAAACTCTGACAGTATAAAAATCGGACACTGGGCTATTGCCTTCGGAAATCCCTTAGGGCTTAACAGTTCTATGACAGTAGGAGTAATAGGAGCGTTAGGAAGAAGTTCATTAGGAATTGAGCAGATAGAAAACTTTATTCAGACAGATGCTGCGATAAATCAAGGAAATAGTGGAGGTCCTCTTTTAGATATTAACGGAAATGTCATCGGTGTAAATACGGCCATTTTCTCTACAACGGGAGGAAGTATAGGAATAGGATTTGCAATACCTTCAAATCTTGCACAAAATGTAAAAGACTCTATTATAAGAACCGGAAGATTTGAACGTCCTTATTTAGGTGTTTCAATAGCTGATTTATCTTCACTCTCTGCAGGACAGACAAGACCGCCTTATTCTTACGGAGTATATATAAATAAAGTATTTGAAAATTCACCTGCAGCTAAATACGGTATCCGTGAAAAAGATATAATTCTTGAACTTAATAATAAAAGGATTTTATCTGCAAGTTCATTTATAGGTGAACTTGCTGCAAAAAGAATTGGAGACACTATCAGCCTGAAAATATATTCAAACGGAAAAGAAAAAAATATAAACCTTGTTTTAGAGAAATTTAACAGCCGTAACTGATATAATTGTTTATAACCCTCAATATTATTAATATTTAATAAATTACTCAGTTCACTGATTTATGTAAACCTCAATAGCTTAAATAAGCTATTGAGGTTTATTAATAAGAAGCTATTAATATAATAATAAGAAACCCTGTTAATTTAAAAATCAAATCAGTAGATGGCTAAACTTAACATATTATACTTCAGTATGTTCAAGGGTTGTTTTATAAACTCAAAAATATATTGGTCTATATATTTTATACATTTTATTATTTTTGGCTCAAAATAACTCTTCTAGTTTTTTATATCTGAATTTATTTATTGTTTTATTTTAACGAAGTATTATATAATTTCTTAAAAATATATATGGAAAAATAAAAGTGTACGTACAGTTTTCAACTATTTTATTATTTTCCAGTTTTTTATATTTTTTTCTTTAATATTAAAAACACACTTACTATACCTGATATTGTAGCTTCTTTTATTATAAACTCACGTAAATTCATATAAATTTTATGGAATATGCCATAAAATAAAAATTTTGTTATAAAACACCTAAAAAATAAGTTTCTATTAAATAAAAAATTTTTTCTATTTTTGTCTCTCGTTTTAAAAAGAATATTTTTTACATAAATAATGTGAACAAGGAAAAAGAAATTATTATTCTTATACTCACATAAAAAACCATGTATTTTAATATTATTTTTAATCCTTTATTTATTTTATAATCTTATTAATAATATATAATAGACAGAAAGTTAATATAAATAACAAAATTCTGATAAAAATATATATGTACAATAATCATATTTCTTCTAAAACATAAGATATTAAAGTAAGCATACGAGTAAAAAAGATAAAAGGAAGTAACATAATATCCGATAATAACACAGTATATTAAGAAAATTTTCTTTCTTCAAATATTTGAATATTTTCCCTCCTTTAATCTGTTTATTTTAATTAAAACTCCAAATTTACTTTTATTTTTAAGTTTACTTAACCTTACAATAATAATTAAAAACTGAAAATTCTCTTTTAAATTTTATATTTTATGTAAGTATAGTATAGTTTTTTAAAAACAGATACATAAAAATAAAAAAATATATATATACATCTTTTAGATATACTGTTATTTAATATTTCACCATATTTTTCTTTTAATAATAAAAATGTTATTATTACTACCAAAATTATTATTTCACCATTCATAAATTCATAAAAATTTGCAACAAATTTTTTCAATGTTTCATTAAAATATAAAGTAGGTGCATTAAAATATCTACTAAACGTAAAAATAGATACATAACTTAATATATAAGCTTCTATTAAATAAAAATTCTTTCTCATATTAAACCTCACATTTTATAATAAATATTTTTGTTCCAAATTGATAATTCCTCATCCAATTCTATAATTAGCTGTCATAACTAACAGTACAAATATTACCAGTCGAATATTCAAATAAAATACTAAATATTTTAATATGACTTTTAGTATTTTATTAAGTGAAATATTTTTTACAGTTTTATTTATTATATTTAATAAATAAAATAAAAATATCAGTACCAAAATTTTAACAACTGTATAAGTAAATACCCCAATTATTAACTCAGGCATAAATAATAAAAGCATTAATGAGAAAAAAACATCAAAATATCAGGTAAAAGTAATATATCAAAAAAATTTTCTTTTATTAAAGACTTAAACATTAAAAACCTCCTCCTCTTGTTTGAATCGGGCCTACACTTTTAATAAATAAAAATTTTTCTTTAGAATTTTTTGATATTAACTGTTCCAATGACAATCTCCCTCTATTATTATTTTTATTAGCCAATTCTTTTAAAGATTTATAATTTCTCATTATAAGTTCTCCTAAAGCTAAACTTCCTATACTTTCTCTTAATTTAGGATTGGTCATATCAGTAGGACCGGTTCCATATTTTATCCATAAATCTATATCTAATTTATGCTTTAGTTTATTCACATTTGTTATATCAGAATCCACAGGATAGGAATAATAATTATATGTCCCTATTATTGAAGGATCATAAACGGCTTTATTATTTCCATCTAAAATTACTTCCTCTCCATTTGAACCGACATATTTTTTATTTTTACCATTAAAGTTCAAATACACTGTTCCGTTTCTATATTCTAAATTGTGATAAATAGACTCTGTTTCAGAAACTTTATTCATTTCCATTTTTCCAATTCCGCCTTGTTCAGTTCTATAACTGATTATTATTTTTTTTCCGTCCTCATCCGACTTTCCTTCATATTTTACATCTCTTAAAGCATATTTAGATTGAAAACAATAATAATTAACTTTTTCTCTGTAAGCCTGACTAATTTTATATGTATTCCAATTTACAGTAAATTTACCTTTTCCGTACCACCAATCAATGTTATTCTGTATTTCATCCTCGCTGTATATTCTTCTTTTATTATCATGTGAGACTCTTAAATCCTTATTATAATAATTTGCCCCTTCATTTTCTCCTGTCATTTTTTTCTAGCTTTTCTTTCCGTTTCTTCTCTAATTTCCTGTAAATTTCTTGGCATTTTCCCTCCTTAAGTTTTTATTTGTTTATAAATTTTATAATCTTTCTTTTTCTTTATTATAAAATATTTCCAATCCTTTTTCAAATTTCCGAATTTTAGTGATTTTTTCTCTGCAACTATTGTTTTTACTTTACTTAAAACTTTATTTTTTACTTTAATTTTTTAAATTTAAATTTTCATTTTATAAATATCAATTTATTTTTATATCATTAAATAAAAGTATAAATTTTAATATCCGTTTCTTTAAATATAAAAATGACTCCTAAATCTTTTCAACCTTTACTGTCCGGATTGCCAAATTTTAGAAGTCATATTTTTAAACATTATTTAAGTTTTATTTGCTTTGTTTTAGAGTTGCTTCCCATTGGGAAACTTCATCTGTAAAATAATTCAGAAATTCATCGACTTTTCTTCCCTTTATTTCTATTTCCATAACTTTGTCATTTTCTCTTATAAGTCTTAATACACTTAAATCTTCCCTTGATTTCAGCTCTCCGATTATCGTGTATTTACCGTTTAATTGAGATAACGGAGAAACAGTTATAAAAAATTGACTGCTGTTTGTGTTCGGTCCTGTATTTGCCATTGCCAGCATTCCCGCACTTCCAAATGTAAGCCAATCCACTATTTCATCATTAACAAGGTACCCTGTATTTCCTGTTCCGTTTCCTTCAGGATCTCCTGTCTGAGCTAATACATTATTTATAACCCTGTGAAATGACAATCCGTTATAAAAATTACTTTTAGCTAAAAATACAAAACTCGCCACATTTTGAGGAGCTGCTTCAGGATACAGAAATAATGTAATATCTCCTTTATTTGTTTTTACCACAGCTTCCAGTTCAAACTTCTTCATTTGTTTCTTAAATTTATTATAATCCTTTCTTTCCTGTCTTTCGAGTTTTTTCTCAGCTCTGGTTTTTTTTATTTTTGTTTCTGCATTACCTATATTAAAAAACATCATCATTAAAATTCCAAGTAGCAGTATTTTTCTCATTTTATCAAACCTCTCTCAAAAAATTTAGTTTTTAATTCTTGTTATTACATCTTCAACATCTATTTTATTATTATAGTCAAATTCAAAAATACTAAAATCAAAAACTTCTATTTCAAGATCCATTTTCATTTTTTCCCTTTCAGTAACAAAATTATTATAAACTACGAGAACTAAAGCGGGATTGTCATTTGCATCACGTACATCTACAATATTAATTAGCCGTCCATCTGCAATATTAAATGTATCTCTTATTATTTCATAAGCCTGTTTTTTATTTTTGATTTCTCTATAAAAATTGGTAGCTATCAAAGGTAGTTTTATACCGAATAAAATTTCAGGTTCCTCTCGTTTCTTAAATTTAATTATCGCCATACTTTTTCCTTTAAACTCTTGTTTTATTAATTATACCATATACATGAGTTTTTTTCAATTTTCCTATAAAATTCTATATTTTTTCTATGGATTTTATAATTTTGTCTTAATTGCTTGATTGGTACTTTCTTAAGCCGGCATACCACATTTTGTAAATTATAACGGTAAAAACTGTAACAAAGATAATATACCAGCACATATTCATAACATTTATTCTTCCTCTTATAATGTCCACAGGCAGATTAATGGAAGTCAATGCAGGCAGTATCCACATTAAAAGAATCTGAATCCACTTAGGATAAATTGACGCAGGTCTCGTAGAATTTTCCATTAAAGTTTCAGGTATCCACATAAGTGCCTCTGACTTTTCCTTCCAGAAAGAAACCATAACTACCAGATAGTTAAGTAAAAATATAAACCATATACCTATTAACACACATAAAATATATAACAATATCTGTAATACACTCAGATTCCTTTTTGAAATAATCCAGCTTTGGACAATTATTCCTAATATTATATTGATAATGCTCGGAAAATCCGCTTTGTATAAAGCATAGTACCAGAAAGAATTCAACGGACGTAAAATAATATAATCCAGATTTCCTTCAATTATATTACTGATTAATCCTGAAACTCCCCATACAAATATAAGATTATAACTATACTGTATAATGGAAGCGGTCGTAACTAAACTGAAATAATCCCATTTTGTCCAGCCTAATATATTATCAGTATAACTGAAATAAACCATTCCCGCAAACATTTCTATTATATAAAATAATAGCCCGAATATTACAATGAGTATGGAAGTCGTTCTGTAAATCAGAACTTGCTGTATACTGTTTGCAAGCATTGTCCTATATACTCCTAAATTCATAATTACGCCCCCATTCCTTCATATCTTCTCAATCCTGCTTTAAAAGCCTTTCCATAACATACTTTTAATATTATTCCCCACATAATTACCGAAATAATATAAATCAGCATTTCTTTATGAGAAAAAGCATTTTGAATTGAACGTATTGAAATGTATCCCACTAAGGAAAAAGGATTGTATTTAACTATGTCGTAAATTTTTTCAGGCAGTAAATCCAAAGGAAAATATACCCCTGAAAAAAGTAGATAAACTCCTATCAATATTACGTGAACAGGCCATATGTCAATCAGCCAGAAAGCTACAGTAGACACAAAGGAAATCACATAAAAAAACATTATAAAACATAAAATAACAAATACTATAACTTCCATAAAATACAACGGACTTTTAAAATGTCCCGTAACTCCCTGAAAAACAATAGCCGACAAATATACAAGCATAGGAAAGAAAACTCTTCCTGCAAATGTTGCAAAACTTTCTCCCAGTAGGCTTAAAGGTCTTAAAAGTAAAGTTGTCAATTTGCCTTTATATACTCTTATTCCCAGTTCCCTTATATGTACGAAAGTGAACACATATCCTGTTAAATTTACTAAAACCATATATGTGAGCATCTGATTTCTGTCATAATGTCCCACTTTATCAGCAGATATTGAATTGTATATATTATTCCATATAAAATAAAACATGAATATCGGTACCATTCTTGATATGAAAGCTATAAAAACATTAAATTTATATTGTAATCTTATCGTAATCTGATTTAAAGCTATAATAAAATATTTTTTCATTTTTCTTCCTCCTCCGACTTTATTTCAGAATTTTTATTACTGAATAATCTGAAAATAATGTCTTCTAATTCAGGAGTATTTTCTTTTATGGAAATTATATTTTCCAAATCCAAATTTGAAATTTGACTGTTTTCATTTTTTCTAAAAATTTCAAAAATATTTTTTTCTATTTTTTTCACGATAAAATCACTGCTTTCAAAAGGCAGTTCTTCCTTTTTACTTTCTACAATGTAGCTTTTTCCGTTTACAAATCTTTTTTTCAGCTCTTCAATGGGTAAATCAAAATGTTTTTCACCTTTCAAAATGATAATGACTCTTTCACATAACTTTTCAATATCTTTCATATAATGACTTGTTAAAATAATCGTAGTATTTTCAGTTTTATTAATTTCGGACAGGAAATCGTATACTGCATACTGACTTGTTATGTCGAGTCCTATTGTCGGTTCATCTAAAAATAAAATTTGCGGCTTGTGTATCAATGAGCAGACCAGCTCAAATTTTATCCTTTCTCCAAGGGAAAGCTTTCTTACCGGAATATGTATTTTTTCTTTTAAATTCAATAATTTCAGTAATTTCTCAAGTCGTTCGTTAAATTCGTGCTTGTTTATGTTATAAACCTCTTTCAGCATTTTCAGCGTTTCCATTGGAGGTAAATCCCATATCAGCTGACTTTTCTGTCCTATTACTACACCGATATTTTTCAAATATTCTTTTTCTTTTTTATAAGGATTTGTACCTAAGCAATTCATTTCACCTGATTTTGCTTCCAAAATCCCTGTCATTAACTTTATTAAAGTCGTTTTACCCGCTCCGTTAGGACCGAGTAAGCCGACTATTTCACCTTTATTTATTGATATATCAACATTTATAACAGCTTCAGCCTTTTTATACTTTCTTTTAAAAAAATCTTTTAAAGTACCTTTAAGTCCTGAACTTTTCTCATATGTCTCATACCAGTAATTCAATTTTTCACATTTTATTATTTCTTTTGTTTCCGATTTTTTCATATATATTGACATTATTTCTCCCCTCTTCTGTCAATAATTTTACTTTAGAGGGATTGTATCGCTTTTGTCAGCGGAGGAATAACCTGTTTTTTCCTTGAAACTACTCCTTTCAAAGTTACAAGGCTATTTTCAACTTTAACATTAAAAGCCTTTTCTATTATTCCATTTCCCTCTCCTGCAACTATTCCTATTGAATCATTTGACAGAATATTAGTTATTATAAATAGGAAAAATTTTAATCCGTCTTTTGAAATAATATCGTTCATTTCACTAATTAATTTTTCCTTTTTTTCTAAAAGTTCTGCTTCATTTACAGTATTTACCTGTGCTACTCCTACTTTTACACCATCTATTTCAAATGTTTTCATATCCATATTAATAAGTTCTGCTTCAGATTTTCCTCCTAAAGCAGTTCCTGCCTTAAGCATTTCAAGTCCATATTTCTGAGGATCTACTCCTGCAATTTCTCCAAGTGCTTTTCCCGCTTTTATATCATGCTCAGTGCAAGTAGGTGATTTAAACAACAGTGTATCCGAAATAATAGCACTTAACATAAGTCCGGCTGTTTTTTTTGACGGAACAAGGTTATTTTCCCTGAACAGATTAAGAATAATCGTAGCTGTACATCCTACAGGAGACATTCTCACTGTAAGCGGCTCATCTACATTAAAGTTTGATATTCTGTGATGATCTACAAGTTCTAACACTTTAGCTTCTTCAAATCCGTCAGCTGTCTGTGTTCTCTCGTTGTGATCCACAAGAATAATTTTTTTTCCTGCAACATTTTCTACCAATTCAGGCTTTTCCACTTTAAAATAATCTAATGCAAACTTTGTTTCTTCGTTAATTTCTCCCAGTCTTACAGGTTTTACATCTTTTCCCAACTTCCCTTTTAATTCGGCATAGGCTATTGCCGAGCAGATAGTATCCGTATCCGGATTTTTATGCCCAAAAACTAATATTGACATTATCGTCCCTCCTAATAATATTTTCTTACACTGTGGCATTATTGCCTATAAGTTAAAAATAACACTCAAAATTACGGATAACATTTTTAATTTTAATGATTTCTTGCTGTTAAAAACGTTATTCTTAAAAAATACTGTAAAGTTACATGGAGTATAAAATAAATAAACATTTTTTAACTTAATAAGGCAGAACCGTTATTAATCCAAAATTTTAAATACAAAAATTTTGAATATTAATTTTATTTATAATAATTTTATTATATCAAATTAAATTTTATCCGATTTTTTATTTTAAATACATTTTAATAATAATGCATCCATGATTTTTTTATTTTTAAATATATTTTATAACATATAATTTTTTTATATTTTAATTTAATCAAATTTTTAATTTAATGAAAATATTTCTATAAATTATTATTCTTATAATGTTATAAAATCACATAATATATTATCATAGAAAATCTAATTTATTTTTCCGTTCTGTAAACTTTCGATATAAAAATAAATACTCAAATTTACACAAGCCTCTGATTTTCTTATACATCAGATATTTTTAAAATAAAAATCCTTATAACGAAAAATTTTCGGAAAATCTTCATAAGTTGGATAAACATATTATTCTTGATTTAAAAATTGTTTTTTCATTTATAAAAATATTTCTAAAAAACTTTAAAATTAATTATACAAAATTCCAAAATGTTCCATTATAAACATTATTCCGAATGCAATGGAAAATCCTAAAATACCTCCTGCAAAAACTTCACGGAAACTATGTATTCCTGCTTTTACTCTACTTTGAGCAACCAAAAGAGCCATAAGAAAAACTAATGCCAACACTCTTATATCATTTGTCATAAACATAAGTATACCGAATGTTGCAAAAGCTATTGCACTATGTCCGCTCGGCATTCCTCCTTCAAGAGGAGTGCCCCTTTTATAAAAAGATTTTATTATAATTACTATAATTGCTATAAGAACAATTATAAGTATTGCTATATTACCTTTTCTCCCTGCTATAATATGAAGCTGTTTCTTATTATCCAGTATATTTAAAAGTTTATCATAAAATATGAGATATCCTACACAGAGAGCATTTATCGCAGCTATAAGTACCGCTCCCGCCGCTACATCTTTTGCCAGTTTTGCCAAAGGATGTCTTTCAGGGGAAATCAAATCAACAAGTGCTTCAACAGATGTATTTATGAGTTCTGTAATCATTACAAAAGCTACTGAAATTGAAATTATGAGTATTTCAATTTTACTTGCATTAGTCAATATTGCAAGAATGACTATTATTATTGCCGCCATTATGTGAACTTTCATATGTTTTTCATTTCTTATGGCTTCTGTCAGTCCTTCTATTGCAAAATTAAAACTATCTACAATTCTCCTATCTCTTTCTCTTTCTTTTTTTATATCCCAGTTATAATTTTCATATTTCTTAAAGAAAAAAGTCTTTTTCCTTTTTACTGTTTTTTCCTTCACCTTTAATTCCTCATTATTTTTATCCATAAAATACCTCATCTGTTTGGATTAGTTGTATAAATTTTATCAATTCCTTATATAATGAAATTTTTCAAGTATTTTTTCCTCTTTTTCTCTCATAATTTTCTTATCTTTCTCCTCTATATGGTCATATCCGAGCAAATGTAATATTCCGTGACATAAAACATAGTAAAATTCTCTTTCTTCCGAGTGTCCATACTCTTTTGCCTGATCTTTTACCTTTTCAAGGGAAATTATAATATCTCCGAGTACATTCATCCCGCCTATATTTTCAGTTTCATTGTAAGCAAAAGAAATTACATCTGTTTCGGTATTTTTATTTCTATATTCACTGTTTATTTTTTTTATAATCTCATTATTTGCTATTAATAAGGACAAATAATAATTATTTTTAATATACATTTCTTTATATTCATTTTCAATAACAAATTCGGCAAATTTTTCAATTTTCTCTTCATCGAGATATTCTTCAAGTTTCTTAATTTCATAAGTTATATCACATTCCAACATTATTTTCTCTCCTTCTTGAATTTTCATCAAGTCTCGGATATTTTATCCTTTCATGATAAGCCCCCTGAAGTACATTTAAGAAAGCTTGTATAACTTTTTCTATTTCTCCTAAAGTCAAATCGGAGTTATCAAGCTGATTGTCATCAATTTTGTATCTGATGAGATATCTTATCAAATTTTCGATTCCTTCTCTACTTTTATCTTCTGAAGACCTTACTGCTGCTTCAATGGTATCTGCAAGAAGAATAATCCCCGATTCTTTTGATTTTGGCTTTGGACCGCTATATCTGAAATCGGATTCCAGAACTTCTTCATCATTTTCCAGTGCTTTATAATAGAAAAACTGTACAAGAGTTGTTCCATGATGTTCCAGTATTATATCAAGTATTTCTTTTGGAAGTTTATTCTGCTTTCCTATTATATAACCGTCTTTTGTATGGGATATTATTATTAAAGCACTCAGTGACGGTTTTATAGTATTATGGGGATTTTCCCCTCCTTTCTGATTTTCCACAAAAAACATTGGCCTTTTCATTTTTCCTATATCATGATAATAAGAAGCTACCCTTGCGAATGTGGCATTTGCTCCTATGGCTTCCGCTCCCGCTTCAGCCAGTGCTCCCACCATTATGCTGTGGTGAAAAGTTCCCGGAGCTGTAACTAAAAGTTGTTTCAACAATGTATGGGAAAAATCACTTAATTCCAAAAGTTTAATGTCCGTTAGTATGTCAAATGTATTTTCGAGATAAGGTAAAAGCCCTAAAGAAATCATCCCTGTCAAAATACCTGATAATATTGAAAATATTATCATTACTATAAGGAATGTAAATTCAAGCTGATTTACAAGTCCATAGCTCAATGACATTATTCCCTGAAACATTCCCGTAAATATCCCCAGCTTTACTATATCACTTCTGCTTGTAAGTTTATCCGCTTTATATATTGCCACTAAAGTAACTGCCACAATTACAAGAAACCATGTTTCATCTCTTGAAAGCAATATCATATTAAAAAATGTTAAAGTCAATGCAAAGACTTTATCTCCAAGTATTGTCAATACTATCGGTATCATTGCAAAAGGAAGAAGATATATCATATATTCATCGTTAAATAATGTGACATATAAAATATTTATTATAATAA contains the following coding sequences:
- a CDS encoding DeoR/GlpR family DNA-binding transcription regulator, encoding MLEIDRFEKIISELNKRGRLSYQDLDRIMDVSSSTIRRDVEKMYSKGLLLKIKGGVCQHKNLNFDVEVKDRFKENVNEKKEIAEKVSKILKQGDFIYLDAGTTVFYVIEKLKNMNITVVTNGLMHIEELLKYNIKTIMLGGEIKQSTKAVVGVEALASLNKYRFEKCFVGVNGINIENGFTTPEINEAILKKRVIELSREKYVLADKEKFDKISNVKFSDLKDCKIVTTKQTIKKNNRYKKYFY
- a CDS encoding S1C family serine protease, with the translated sequence MKLKKILATSFLLAALSLNGEIVNKSTSGEAAEKASFSSVNSSNDIYRVQDAFSNVYEKSKDSIVNIRTKKTIIVNTYNPLEELLFGTSGRRQIKKESGSLGSGFIISDNGYVMTNNHVIDGANEIFVKLSDGNEYSAKLVGSSPEIDIAILKINSNKKFIPLRFANSDSIKIGHWAIAFGNPLGLNSSMTVGVIGALGRSSLGIEQIENFIQTDAAINQGNSGGPLLDINGNVIGVNTAIFSTTGGSIGIGFAIPSNLAQNVKDSIIRTGRFERPYLGVSIADLSSLSAGQTRPPYSYGVYINKVFENSPAAKYGIREKDIILELNNKRILSASSFIGELAAKRIGDTISLKIYSNGKEKNINLVLEKFNSRN
- a CDS encoding peptidylprolyl isomerase, whose product is MRKILLLGILMMMFFNIGNAETKIKKTRAEKKLERQERKDYNKFKKQMKKFELEAVVKTNKGDITLFLYPEAAPQNVASFVFLAKSNFYNGLSFHRVINNVLAQTGDPEGNGTGNTGYLVNDEIVDWLTFGSAGMLAMANTGPNTNSSQFFITVSPLSQLNGKYTIIGELKSREDLSVLRLIRENDKVMEIEIKGRKVDEFLNYFTDEVSQWEATLKQSK
- a CDS encoding ABC-2 family transporter protein is translated as MNLGVYRTMLANSIQQVLIYRTTSILIVIFGLLFYIIEMFAGMVYFSYTDNILGWTKWDYFSLVTTASIIQYSYNLIFVWGVSGLISNIIEGNLDYIILRPLNSFWYYALYKADFPSIINIILGIIVQSWIISKRNLSVLQILLYILCVLIGIWFIFLLNYLVVMVSFWKEKSEALMWIPETLMENSTRPASIYPKWIQILLMWILPALTSINLPVDIIRGRINVMNMCWYIIFVTVFTVIIYKMWYAGLRKYQSSN
- a CDS encoding ABC-2 family transporter protein, with protein sequence MKKYFIIALNQITIRLQYKFNVFIAFISRMVPIFMFYFIWNNIYNSISADKVGHYDRNQMLTYMVLVNLTGYVFTFVHIRELGIRVYKGKLTTLLLRPLSLLGESFATFAGRVFFPMLVYLSAIVFQGVTGHFKSPLYFMEVIVFVILCFIMFFYVISFVSTVAFWLIDIWPVHVILIGVYLLFSGVYFPLDLLPEKIYDIVKYNPFSLVGYISIRSIQNAFSHKEMLIYIISVIMWGIILKVCYGKAFKAGLRRYEGMGA
- a CDS encoding ATP-binding cassette domain-containing protein, which encodes MSIYMKKSETKEIIKCEKLNYWYETYEKSSGLKGTLKDFFKRKYKKAEAVINVDISINKGEIVGLLGPNGAGKTTLIKLMTGILEAKSGEMNCLGTNPYKKEKEYLKNIGVVIGQKSQLIWDLPPMETLKMLKEVYNINKHEFNERLEKLLKLLNLKEKIHIPVRKLSLGERIKFELVCSLIHKPQILFLDEPTIGLDITSQYAVYDFLSEINKTENTTIILTSHYMKDIEKLCERVIIILKGEKHFDLPIEELKKRFVNGKSYIVESKKEELPFESSDFIVKKIEKNIFEIFRKNENSQISNLDLENIISIKENTPELEDIIFRLFSNKNSEIKSEEEEK
- a CDS encoding manganese-dependent inorganic pyrophosphatase, giving the protein MSILVFGHKNPDTDTICSAIAYAELKGKLGKDVKPVRLGEINEETKFALDYFKVEKPELVENVAGKKIILVDHNERTQTADGFEEAKVLELVDHHRISNFNVDEPLTVRMSPVGCTATIILNLFRENNLVPSKKTAGLMLSAIISDTLLFKSPTCTEHDIKAGKALGEIAGVDPQKYGLEMLKAGTALGGKSEAELINMDMKTFEIDGVKVGVAQVNTVNEAELLEKKEKLISEMNDIISKDGLKFFLFIITNILSNDSIGIVAGEGNGIIEKAFNVKVENSLVTLKGVVSRKKQVIPPLTKAIQSL